The genomic region ACGCGGGAGCGGCTCGCTAAGGAAGCGGGCATCGCCGTCGGGACGCCGGCCCGTCTGGAGAGCGAGGGAGCAGTCCAGCCAGGTTTCTTCACCGTCGGCGCAGTCGCTGAGGCTCTGGAGGTCTCCCGCATGTTCCTTCGCCAGTACGGGACACACGCCGTGGAGGAGAAGCTCCGCGAGCGCTGGTTCGACCGGATGATCTCCCCGGAGAAGGCCGTGCACTGCTTCATCGGAAACGTCGCGGCCCGCCCCAAGACGTTTCTGCTGTTGGGCCTCTTCTACTCACGACGGGATGTCGTCCAGAGCTTCCAAGAAAGTCTGTTCGACCTGTAAGGGTGAGTACGCAGGGCAGGTCGAGGCTGCTGGCCGCGTCGGGAACCCCGCCGCCGTTCCTAGTGCTTCGTCCGGTTCTTGAGCACCGCTGCCCGGGACAGCCCTTGGGCCGTCCCGGGCAGAGCCGGGTACAGGGGGTTACGGGATGGTGAGGTAGGCGCGTTCGATCGTCTGGACGAGCGTGTTGCCGTCACGGTCCGTAAGCTCGGCGCGCAGGGAGACCGAGCCCGGCTTCGCCGGGTGCTTCAGCGAGAGGTGCGTGCCGCCGACGGCTCTGGCGGGCTGCCAGGTGGCGCCGTCGTCGTACGACACCTGGAAGGTGAGCTTCGCGGGTCGCTGCCCGGCCGCCGCGCCCTCGACGGTGAAGGGAACCTCGAAGCGCTTGCCCGCCTTCGCCGTGCTGGCCAGGGTCAGGTCGGGGCTGAAGCGGACCGCCGACAGCGGAAGCGCGGCGAAGGCGCCCTCGGGGGTCCTGGCGGAGCGGAAGG from Streptomyces chartreusis NRRL 3882 harbors:
- a CDS encoding helix-turn-helix domain-containing protein, whose protein sequence is MSSRLNGRWITAHGGPLLSASRDHARVLAQRVRALREVRGWTRERLAKEAGIAVGTPARLESEGAVQPGFFTVGAVAEALEVSRMFLRQYGTHAVEEKLRERWFDRMISPEKAVHCFIGNVAARPKTFLLLGLFYSRRDVVQSFQESLFDL